The window TCCCTACACGCTCCCCATGCGTATATACCCGGCGGTTCACTACACAATGGGCGGGTTGTGGGTCGACTATAATCTGATGAGCACCGTTGAAGGTCTGCACGTGATTGGCGAAGCGAATTTTTCCGATCATGGTGCCAACCGGCTGGGCGCAAGCGCGTTGATGCAGGGTCTGGCGGACGGTTACTTCGTTCTGCCCAATACCATTGGTGATTACCTCGCGTCCAGCAGGCCGTCGAAACTCGACTCGACGCATCCCGCGTTCCGCGAAGCCGAAGCCGGAGTGGCGGAGCGCACGGAAAAGTTCCTGACGATTGGCGGAAAGCGGACGGTGGATTCTTTTCATCGTGAGCTTGGCAGGATCATGTGGGATTCCTGCGGTATGGCCCGCAACGACGCCGGCCTGCGAAAAGCACTCGAGCTCATCCCGGAATTACGGGCTGAATTCTGGCGAAACGTGAATGTTCCCGGAAGCGATGCGCAACTCAATCAGGCTCTCGAAAAGGCGGGACGAGTTGCTGATTTTCTCGAGCTTTCCGAGCTCATGTGCAGAGACGCTCTTCATCGCACTGAATCCTGCGGCGGACATTTTCGAGAGGAAAGCCAGACCCCTGACGGCGAGGCGCTCCGGAACGATGAGGATTTCACTTATGTAGCAGCCTGGGAATACGCGGGCGCGGACAGGGAGCCGATCCTCAATCGCGAGCCACTCGTGTTCGAAAATGTGAAGCTGTCGCAACGGAGCTACAAGTGATGCACCTCAAGCTCCGAATCTGGAGACAGGAGAACGCGGGCAGTCGTGGGGCCCTGGTTGACTACGATGCACCGGACATCAGTCCTGACATGTCGTTTCTGGAGATGCTCGACGTGTTGAATGAGAGGCTGACCGTGGAGGGCGGAAACCCGATAGCGTTCGATCACGACTGCCGCGAGGGAATCTGTGGGTCGTGCTCGCTGATGATAAACGGGGCTGCTCACGGACCGATGAAGGGAACCGCCACATGTCAGTTGCACATGAGAAGCTTTGCCGACGGCGATACGATCGTCATTGAACCGTGGCGAGCCAAAGCATTCCCGGTTATTCGCGACCTGGTGGTGAACAGGGAAGCGCTCGACCGGATCATTCAGGCAGGTGGCTTCGTGAGTGCGTCAACCGGCGGCGCACAGGATGCGAACGAAATTCTGATCGGCAAGACTTCTGCTGACGCTGCAATGGATGCCGCGTCCTGCATTGGTTGTGGTGCGTGCGTGGCCGCATGCCCCAACGCCTCGGCTTCACTCTTCACGGCGTCAAAGATCAGCCACCTCGGGCACCTGCCGCAGGGTCAACCCGAGAGACATCGGCGCGTCATCTCGATGGTTGCACAGATGGACCTCGAAACGTTCGGAAGCTGCACATTATTTGGCGAGTGCCAGGAAGCTTGTCCGAAGGAGATCAGTATTGACACCATTTCGCGAATGAACAGGGACTTCATTCGAGCAGGCCTGCACGGCTGAAGGGTCAGCCGGCGAGTTGCGTTTCAAAAACGCAATCGTCGAGGGTGCAGTAGCCGACATCCACATGCATGAACGCTCTTCCATGCGGAGTCGCGATAAGGGCAAACCCGTCGAAAGGCGGGGACGCAAAGCTACGAGGCTAACGTCCGCGAAAGCACGCAGACAATGCCAGTCGAGCTACCAAACTAAATTCAACGAACAGGCTCCTGCGCACAAATACCCTCGCAGCGCCAACCACTCCACCACCGCCACCACCCCCGCCGCCGGCACCACCACCACCACCACCGCCACCGCCGCCTGTCAACACTGCGCCCGTGGCCAACTTCACCTGGAGCTGCAGTGGCCTGACGTGCAACCTCAACGGATCGAGTTCGACCGATGATGGTCAGATTGTCTCCTACAACTGGAACGTCGGGAAGTCAGCCGGTCCGACGGCGACGGGGCAGGTCGTATCCGCCACGTATCCGCACGAGGGAAACAGGGTTGTGGTCCTCACGGTGACCGACAACGCAGGAAACAGCAGTTGTGTAACGAAAACAATAGTTGTCGGTGGGGGCTGTAGTGCCGCCGCCTCCGCCTCCGCCTAACGCGCCACCCGGCTGCGAACTTCACCTGGAGCTGTACAGGCCTGACATGCACACTCGACGCATCCAGCTCGACCGACGACGTGCAGGTTGTCTCCTACACCTGGAACCTCGGGCGGTCACCGGATCCGACTACCTCAGGCAAGGTCGTTAGCGCCACCTACCCGCACAGTGGTAACCGCGTCGTCACCCTGACGGTGAACGAGGCTAACGCCTGCGTGAACGCGCAGACCACGACAGTCGAGTTACCGAACGAAACACACGGAGGAATCATATTGTTGCCTGGGAGGGGATCGATGGCGCCACGCCATCGACGTGCTTCCCCGGCGCTTTGGTTCCTAAAGTTTCGGGAGAGTTACCCCGGTCTGCCCCTGATACTTTCCCTTCTTGTCCTTGTAGGAAACGAGGGGTTCCTCATCGCCCTTGAAAAACAAAACCTGCGCGATACCCTCGTTGGCGTAAATCTTCGCGGGCAGCGGAGTTGTGTTGGATATCTCCAGTGTTACGTAACCTTCCCACTCCGGCTCGAGCGGGGTTACGTTCGTGATGATCCCGCAGCGCGCGTATGTGGATTTACCGACCGTAACCGTAAGCACATTCCGGGGGATCCGGAAATACTCCACCGATCTTGCGAGCGCGAAAGAATTGGGGGGCACGATACAGACTTCACCTTCGTACTCGACAAAGGACTTCGGATCGAAGGCCTTCGGATCCACTATCGAGTTCAGGACATTGGTGAAGATGCGAAACTCGTTCGCCACCCTCATGTCGTATCCGTAGGAGCTGACGCCATACGAGATTACGCCGGAGCGCACCTGACTGCTCTCGAATGGATCGATCATGCCATGCAACGAGGCCATCTCGGTGATCCAGCGATCTGATTGGATTGACATTTGTTGGTTGGGAATTGCGGAGCCGCCGTGCATCGGTTGCCGACGCCGGGCGCGTGAATGTAAGAAGTCCTTTCGTTTCCGTCTACCGCGTCCCCTTTCGCGCGTGCCGGTGGGGACGATAAATTCTGGTCTCAACCGTTAGTGAAATTTTTCACGAAGTCCGGAACTCAATGAGTCGCGCGTACCTGCCGGTGCTGATGCTCCTCGGGTTTGTGGTCATGAACGCTCTTCTGATCGTGGCCATTTCGGCCCTCACAATGCGTTCGCGTCCCACGCCCGTAAAACAGAATCCATACGAATCCGGGATCCCGGTTCTCGGAGACGCGCGCGAGCGCTTT of the Gemmatimonadaceae bacterium genome contains:
- a CDS encoding succinate dehydrogenase/fumarate reductase iron-sulfur subunit, with product MHLKLRIWRQENAGSRGALVDYDAPDISPDMSFLEMLDVLNERLTVEGGNPIAFDHDCREGICGSCSLMINGAAHGPMKGTATCQLHMRSFADGDTIVIEPWRAKAFPVIRDLVVNREALDRIIQAGGFVSASTGGAQDANEILIGKTSADAAMDAASCIGCGACVAACPNASASLFTASKISHLGHLPQGQPERHRRVISMVAQMDLETFGSCTLFGECQEACPKEISIDTISRMNRDFIRAGLHG
- the dcd gene encoding dCTP deaminase; translated protein: MSIQSDRWITEMASLHGMIDPFESSQVRSGVISYGVSSYGYDMRVANEFRIFTNVLNSIVDPKAFDPKSFVEYEGEVCIVPPNSFALARSVEYFRIPRNVLTVTVGKSTYARCGIITNVTPLEPEWEGYVTLEISNTTPLPAKIYANEGIAQVLFFKGDEEPLVSYKDKKGKYQGQTGVTLPKL